Proteins from one Fimbriimonadia bacterium genomic window:
- a CDS encoding ABC transporter permease — protein sequence MRSILLIASITIREAMRRRVWLGVLVILVGLALIDFTVPPGMQKHSRFGGDSAERLKHGIEMAQYFGARIMLFFSSIMAILLGASQVSAEVERGTLATILAKPIRRVQVLLGKWLGLVAFGVCVILFCYSVNWLVLSLRYGFGAGATFNVPALLVMLLYPTLYGTITMAWSSFAGMALSLLLTAMIYAATFVGDGIVQLIAQLTDNKSLKDLELLSRWVIPHQRLGEWLFSLEKGLATTIVQAIRGVPEGTLFDKLYIFIYIIAFFWFSHLIFSRRDVQ from the coding sequence GTGCGTAGCATCCTGCTGATCGCTTCCATCACTATTCGCGAGGCGATGCGCCGCCGCGTGTGGCTGGGTGTTCTGGTGATCTTGGTGGGGCTTGCCCTCATAGACTTTACCGTTCCTCCTGGGATGCAGAAGCACTCTCGGTTCGGTGGCGACAGCGCCGAGCGGCTGAAGCACGGTATCGAGATGGCCCAGTACTTCGGCGCCCGTATCATGCTGTTCTTCTCCAGTATCATGGCCATTCTGCTCGGAGCCAGCCAGGTGTCCGCAGAGGTGGAACGAGGTACGCTTGCCACCATTCTCGCCAAGCCCATTCGGCGCGTGCAGGTGCTGCTCGGAAAGTGGCTCGGGCTGGTAGCTTTCGGCGTGTGCGTGATCCTGTTTTGCTATAGTGTGAACTGGCTGGTGCTGAGCCTGCGCTACGGCTTCGGCGCGGGAGCCACGTTCAATGTCCCGGCGCTCTTGGTCATGCTACTGTATCCTACACTCTACGGGACCATCACGATGGCCTGGTCGTCGTTCGCCGGTATGGCGCTGTCGCTGCTGCTTACCGCAATGATTTATGCGGCTACCTTCGTCGGTGATGGCATCGTGCAACTGATCGCCCAGCTAACCGACAACAAGTCGCTCAAGGACCTGGAACTACTATCGAGATGGGTGATTCCACACCAACGACTGGGTGAATGGCTGTTCAGTCTGGAAAAGGGATTGGCAACCACCATCGTACAAGCGATTCGGGGCGTTCCCGAGGGCACGCTGTTCGATAAGCTGTACATCTTCATCTACATCATCGCCTTCTTCTGGTTCTCCCATCTGATCTTCTCTCGCCGTGACGTGCAGTAG